From the Cucurbita pepo subsp. pepo cultivar mu-cu-16 chromosome LG05, ASM280686v2, whole genome shotgun sequence genome, one window contains:
- the LOC111795509 gene encoding binding partner of ACD11 1-like, protein MASQVRTVRVTNVSLSASEKDLRDFFSFSGEIEFVEMRKDNERSQIAFVTFKDPKGAETSILLSGATIVDQPVSIASAPDYSLPAVPASAPLPVSSPSAENAGSGTAGSAMQKAEDVVSSMLAKGFTLGKDALNRAKSFDQKHQLTSTASSKVLSLDQKIGLSEKISVGTTVVNEKVKEMDEKFQVSEKTKAAVNNAGTALMANRYVSTGASWVTQTFQRVAKAAVEVSHKTKEKVLAEDQAKQEGRS, encoded by the exons ATGGCG TCGCAGGTGAGAACGGTGAGAGTTACCAATGTCTCGTTGAGCGCGTCGGAGAAAGATTTGAGagactttttttctttttccggTGAAATTGAATTTGTCGAAATGCGAAA GGACAATGAACGATCTCAAATTGCATTTGTTACCTTCAAGGATCCGAAAGGAGCCGAGACATCGATTCTACTCTCG GGAGCTACAATTGTTGATCAGCCTGTTAGCATTGCTTCTGCTCCAGATTACAGTCTTCCTGCTGTACCTGCCAGTGCCCCTCTACCAGTGTCATCTCCA TCTGCAGAGAATGCAGGCTCTGGTACTGCTGGATCTGCAATGCAAAAGGCCGAGGATGTTGTGAGCAGCATGCTGGCTAAAGGCTTCACTTTGGGCAAAGATGCCCTCAATAGGGCAAAGTCTTTCGACCAGAAGCACCAATTGACATCAACAGCCTCATCAAAAGTCCTTTCTCTGGACCAAAAGATTGGCCTCAGCGAGAAGATTAGCGTTGGCACGACAGTGGTGAATGAGAAAGTGAAAGAAATGGATGAGAAGTTTCAAGTGTCTGAGAAAACCAAGGCAGCAGTGAACAATGCAGGAACAGCCTTAATGGCTAACCGGTACGTCTCAACCGGGGCTTCCTGGGTTACCCAGACGTTTCAAAGAGTCGCAAAAGCAGCCGTAGAAGTCAGTCACAAAACAAAGGAGAAGGTTTTAGCTGAGGATCAAGCGAAACAAGAGGGAAGATCTTAA
- the LOC111795378 gene encoding dehydrodolichyl diphosphate synthase complex subunit nus1-like isoform X2 yields the protein MTIKVELQKIGILGLQLIWIFLHCIVSSFYFLVSIATTLESYLISCGFLRKYNHLDINRVQYLAIVVESDEAYNTLKIIELLQWLESMGIRSVCLYDAEGVLKQSKEIILKKVKNASVFQTDEPLQLNCKGFTLEFISASDGKEAVARAASFLLKDKWRKTNMSGDSNQCFSESQMTEALKAVGCGGPDPDLILVYGPSRCHLGFPAWRIRYTEIIHMGPLKSKKYGSLVKAIYKFTMVRQNYGK from the exons ATGACCATCAAGGTTGAGCTTCAGAAG ATTGGAATTCTTGGGCTTCAGCTAATATGGATTTTCCTACACTGTATTGTTAGTTCATTCTACTTTTTGGTTAGTATTGCCACGACACTCGAAAGCTATTTGATCTCTTGTGGATTCCTACGCAAGTACAATCATCTGGATATCAACAGGGTCCAATATCTTGCCATTGTTGTTGAAAGTGATGAAGCTTATAATaccttaaaaattattgaacttTTGCAATGGTTAGAATCCATGGGCATTAGAAGCGTTTGTTTGTATGATGCTGAAG GGGTGCTTAAACAATCCAAGGAAATCATTTTGAAGAAAGTAAAGAATGCGTCGGTATTTCAG ACTGATGAACCTCTCCAACTAAACTGTAAGGGCTTTACTCTGGAGTTCATTTCAGCGTCAGATGGAAAGGAAGCCGTGGCGAGAGCAGCTAGTTTTCTTCTCAAAGACAAGTGGAGAAAAACCAACATGAGTGGAGATTCCAATCAGTGCTTTTCTGAATCTCAGATGACTGAGGCTCTAAAAGCAGTTG GCTGTGGAGGGCCTGATCCTGACCTCATTTTAGTATACGGACCTTCAAGATGTCACTTAGGGTTTCCTGCTTGGAGAATCCGCTACACAGAGATTAT ACACATGGGACCATTAAAGTCCAAGAAGTATGGTTCCCTGGTAAAAGCCATTTACAAGTTTACCATGGTGCGGCAAAACTACG GTAAATGA
- the LOC111795378 gene encoding dehydrodolichyl diphosphate synthase complex subunit nus1-like isoform X1: MTIKVELQKIGILGLQLIWIFLHCIVSSFYFLVSIATTLESYLISCGFLRKYNHLDINRVQYLAIVVESDEAYNTLKIIELLQWLESMGIRSVCLYDAEGVLKQSKEIILKKVKNASVFQETDEPLQLNCKGFTLEFISASDGKEAVARAASFLLKDKWRKTNMSGDSNQCFSESQMTEALKAVGCGGPDPDLILVYGPSRCHLGFPAWRIRYTEIIHMGPLKSKKYGSLVKAIYKFTMVRQNYGK; encoded by the exons ATGACCATCAAGGTTGAGCTTCAGAAG ATTGGAATTCTTGGGCTTCAGCTAATATGGATTTTCCTACACTGTATTGTTAGTTCATTCTACTTTTTGGTTAGTATTGCCACGACACTCGAAAGCTATTTGATCTCTTGTGGATTCCTACGCAAGTACAATCATCTGGATATCAACAGGGTCCAATATCTTGCCATTGTTGTTGAAAGTGATGAAGCTTATAATaccttaaaaattattgaacttTTGCAATGGTTAGAATCCATGGGCATTAGAAGCGTTTGTTTGTATGATGCTGAAG GGGTGCTTAAACAATCCAAGGAAATCATTTTGAAGAAAGTAAAGAATGCGTCGGTATTTCAG GAGACTGATGAACCTCTCCAACTAAACTGTAAGGGCTTTACTCTGGAGTTCATTTCAGCGTCAGATGGAAAGGAAGCCGTGGCGAGAGCAGCTAGTTTTCTTCTCAAAGACAAGTGGAGAAAAACCAACATGAGTGGAGATTCCAATCAGTGCTTTTCTGAATCTCAGATGACTGAGGCTCTAAAAGCAGTTG GCTGTGGAGGGCCTGATCCTGACCTCATTTTAGTATACGGACCTTCAAGATGTCACTTAGGGTTTCCTGCTTGGAGAATCCGCTACACAGAGATTAT ACACATGGGACCATTAAAGTCCAAGAAGTATGGTTCCCTGGTAAAAGCCATTTACAAGTTTACCATGGTGCGGCAAAACTACG GTAAATGA
- the LOC111795378 gene encoding dehydrodolichyl diphosphate synthase complex subunit nus1-like isoform X3 yields MGIRSVCLYDAEGVLKQSKEIILKKVKNASVFQETDEPLQLNCKGFTLEFISASDGKEAVARAASFLLKDKWRKTNMSGDSNQCFSESQMTEALKAVGCGGPDPDLILVYGPSRCHLGFPAWRIRYTEIIHMGPLKSKKYGSLVKAIYKFTMVRQNYGK; encoded by the exons ATGGGCATTAGAAGCGTTTGTTTGTATGATGCTGAAG GGGTGCTTAAACAATCCAAGGAAATCATTTTGAAGAAAGTAAAGAATGCGTCGGTATTTCAG GAGACTGATGAACCTCTCCAACTAAACTGTAAGGGCTTTACTCTGGAGTTCATTTCAGCGTCAGATGGAAAGGAAGCCGTGGCGAGAGCAGCTAGTTTTCTTCTCAAAGACAAGTGGAGAAAAACCAACATGAGTGGAGATTCCAATCAGTGCTTTTCTGAATCTCAGATGACTGAGGCTCTAAAAGCAGTTG GCTGTGGAGGGCCTGATCCTGACCTCATTTTAGTATACGGACCTTCAAGATGTCACTTAGGGTTTCCTGCTTGGAGAATCCGCTACACAGAGATTAT ACACATGGGACCATTAAAGTCCAAGAAGTATGGTTCCCTGGTAAAAGCCATTTACAAGTTTACCATGGTGCGGCAAAACTACG GTAAATGA
- the LOC111795377 gene encoding histone acetyltransferase MCC1-like, producing MLKPKAIDCPSICYRPIKPSDREVLEQIHGNLFPIRYESEFFHNVVNGREIVSWAAVDRNRPDGRSDELIGFVTARIVLAKDSEICDLLQHNSSSTDQTLVYILTLGVVEAYRNLGIASSLVRKVVKYASGMRTCRGVYLHVISYNSTAINFYTKMSFKCLQRLPSFYFINGQRYDSYLFVYYVNGGRSPCSLLEIVSFMVSYIRDGIKCVSSRLRKNEKRKVSKWPKCKESHSLISMAPSKGTVAVESSGYECV from the exons ATGTTAAAACCTAAAGCCATTGATTGTCCAAGTATATGTTATCGACCAATCAAACCCTCAGACCGTGAAGTTTTGGAGCAAATCCATGGTAATTTGTTTCCCATCAG GTATGAGTCGGAGTTTTTCCATAATGTTGTAAATGGACGTGAAATTGTGTCCTGGGCGGCGGTGGATCGTAATAGACCAGATGGCAGAAGTGATGAGCTTATTGGATTTGTGACTGCGCGAATTGTTCTAGCAAAAGACAGTGAG ATATGTGATTTACTTCAGCATAATTCATCAAGCACGGATCAAACTCTAGTATACATTCTTACACTGGGGGTAGTGGAAGCCTACAGAAACCTTGGAATAG CTAGTTCACTTGTTCGAAAGGTAGTTAAATATGCCTCAGGCATGCGAACTTGCCGAGGAGTTTATTTGCATGTAATTTCATACAATAGTACTGCTATCAATTTCTATACTAAAATGTCATTCAAGTGCCTACAAAGACTCCCGAGCTTTTACTTTATCAATGGCCAGCGTTATGATTCATACCTGTTCGTCTACTATGTGAATGGCGGTCGATCTCCATGCTCTCTGTT AGAGATAGTCAGTTTCATGGTGAGTTATATAAGGGATGGTATCAAGTGTGTAAGTTCAAGGCTgaggaagaatgaaaaaaggaAGGTGTCGAAATGGCCGAAATGTAAAGAATCTCATAGCCTTATATCCATGGCGCCGAGCAAGGGGACTGTGGCAGTTGAGAGCAGTGGATATGAATGTGTTTGA
- the LOC111794388 gene encoding THO complex subunit 7A-like, which yields MALRGRKVSARGESMAANYAFGPLEDDVIIKHRLLTRTTTTRGEPPLKKLLKKFTSFVLEIEKDGNNYDDCEKLSRAFLQELSTFEIPLLKSKAVVDANIREKESFHEFKDEINRQILLSQGDIEDLKKQLEESKIERKHKEECEAIRKLIAAQPPRSVTQKSIMELEKEIAALDVENTASSRMLELRKKQFALLLHVVDELQNTIEDEQKSLMEEIRITSEENKIGVDEASGGLEAMAVD from the exons ATGGCGCTAAGAGGGAGAAAAGTCTCTGCTCGAGGGGAATCAATGGCGGCAAATTATGCTTTTGGACCTCTCGAAGATGATGTTATCATAAAACACAGGCTTCTCACCCGGACAACGACCACCAGGGGGGAACCTCCATTGAAGAAGCTCCTGAAGAAGTTCACTTCCTTTGTTCTTGAGATTGAAAAGGATGGGAATAACTACGATGACTGCGAGAAGCTATCCAGAGCTTTCTTACAAGAGCTGTCCACATTTGAAATTCCTTTGCTCAAGAGTAAAGCAGTTGTCGATGCGAACATTAGGGAAAAAGAGAGCTTCCATGAGTTTAAGGATGAGATAAACAGGCAAATTTTGTTATCTCAGGGTGATATTGAAGATCTTAAGAAGCAGCTTGAAGAAAGCAAAATTGAGAGGAAACACAAGGAGGAGTGTGAGGCAATTAGGAAGCTTATAGCAGCACAGCCACCCAGGTCTGTGACACAAAAGAGTATTATGGAGTTAGAGAAAGAGATCGCGGCACTTGATGTGGAGAACACAGCTAGTTCTAGGATGCTGGAGCTTCGCAAGAAACAATTTGCTCTTCTGTTGCACGTG GTGGATGAGTTGCAAAATACGATAGAGGATGAACAGAAGAGTTTAATGGAGGAAATAAGAATCACAAGTGAGGAGAATAAGATCGGTGTAGACGAGGCTAGTGGAGGCCTGGAAGCCATGGCTGTCGACTGA
- the LOC111796126 gene encoding transcription factor HHO6-like isoform X1 — translation MGSLSPELSLDFRSTFVPKSISDFFKQVSMIDNVSDRVIKLNDFVKSLEDEMRKIDAFKRELPLCMILLKDAILAVKEEESMQCSVSRTQPVLEEFKSLKKEFDEQDFRNGKNYRDQKNWMRSVQLWNSDDSKRDSKFETKINEKGGPVVTQVSLQFCRNKNSERSQVPLKAYSVFPSAMAVRKEDKEEFPIHGLSLCTPGIKNPIEESASSGSRSSGTRAVSSSAMTAPVSLQTGTQQQQQQLSRKQRRCWSPELHRRFVSALQQLGGSQAVATPKQIRELMQVDGLTNDEVKSHLQKFRLHTRRLPASTVTPTNQSIVVLGGLLVAEDQFRESSKACSSQSGSPQGPLQLGRTGGTSTTGGDSTEDDDNDVKSESYSWKSRSKRTGKEDA, via the exons ATGGGTTCGCTCTCTCCTGAACTCAGTTTGGATTTTCGATCCACTTTTGTGCCGAAATCGATCTCCGATTTCTTCAAACAGGTCTCGATGATCGATAATGTGTCCGATAGGGTCATCAAACTTAACGATTTCGTCAAAAGTTTGGAGGATGAAATGAGGAAGATCGATGCCTTCAAGCGGGAGCTTCCGCTCTGTATGATTCTGTTGAAAGATG CCATTTTAGCTGTGAAAGAAGAGGAGTCAATGCAATGTTCCGTTTCTAGAACTCAACCGGTTTTGGAAGAGTTCAAATCtctgaaaaaagaatttgatgaacaagattttagaaatggaaaaaattatAGAGATCAGAAAAATTGGATGAGGTCGGTTCAGCTTTGGAACTCGGATGATAGTAAACGAGATTCCAAATTCGAAACTAAG ATAAACGAGAAAGGAGGCCCTGTAGTGACTCAAGTTTCATTGCAGTTCTGTAGAAATAAGAATAGTGAGAGGAGCCAAGTGCCATTGAAGGCATATTCTGTGTTCCCTTCAGCCATGGCTGTGAGGAAGGAGGATAAGGAGGAATTTCCAATTCATGGGCTTTCTCTTTGCACTCCGGGAATTAAGAATCCGATAGAGGAGTCAGCTTCTAGTGGTTCGAGATCGAGCGGGACTAGAGctgtttcttcttcagctATGACTGCTCCGGTGAGTTTACAAACCGGAAcacagcaacagcaacagcagctGTCTCGTAAGCAAAGGAGATGCTGGTCACCAGAGTTGCATCGACGTTTTGTTAGCGCCTTGCAGCAACTTGGAGGCTCACAGG CAGTGGCCACACCGAAGCAGATTAGAGAGCTTATGCAGGTGGATGGCCTCACCAACGATGAAGTGAAGAGTCATCTGCAG AAATTCCGACTTCACACGAGAAGACTTCCAGCATCTACAGTTACCCCTACGAACCAATCCATTGTCGTTCTTGGGGGATTGTTGGTGGCCGAAGATCAGTTCCGCGAGTCATCAAAAGCTTGCAGTTCTCAATCTGGGTCACCCCAAGGTCCCCTTCAGTTAGGCAGGACTGGCGGGACGTCGACCACAGGGGGAGACAGCACGGAGGACGACGACAACGACGTAAAATCAGAGAGCTACAGCTGGAAGAGCCGAAGTAAAAGAACAGGAAAGGAAGATGCATAA
- the LOC111796126 gene encoding transcription factor HHO6-like isoform X2, with product MGSLSPELSLDFRSTFVPKSISDFFKQVSMIDNVSDRVIKLNDFVKSLEDEMRKIDAFKRELPLCMILLKDAILAVKEEESMQCSVSRTQPVLEEFKSLKKEFDEQDFRNGKNYRDQKNWMRSVQLWNSDDSKRDSKFETKINEKGGPVVTQVSLQFCRNKNSERSQVPLKAYSVFPSAMAVRKEDKEEFPIHGLSLCTPGIKNPIEESASSGSRSSGTRAVSSSAMTAPVSLQTGTQQQQQQLSRKQRRCWSPELHRRFVSALQQLGGSQVATPKQIRELMQVDGLTNDEVKSHLQKFRLHTRRLPASTVTPTNQSIVVLGGLLVAEDQFRESSKACSSQSGSPQGPLQLGRTGGTSTTGGDSTEDDDNDVKSESYSWKSRSKRTGKEDA from the exons ATGGGTTCGCTCTCTCCTGAACTCAGTTTGGATTTTCGATCCACTTTTGTGCCGAAATCGATCTCCGATTTCTTCAAACAGGTCTCGATGATCGATAATGTGTCCGATAGGGTCATCAAACTTAACGATTTCGTCAAAAGTTTGGAGGATGAAATGAGGAAGATCGATGCCTTCAAGCGGGAGCTTCCGCTCTGTATGATTCTGTTGAAAGATG CCATTTTAGCTGTGAAAGAAGAGGAGTCAATGCAATGTTCCGTTTCTAGAACTCAACCGGTTTTGGAAGAGTTCAAATCtctgaaaaaagaatttgatgaacaagattttagaaatggaaaaaattatAGAGATCAGAAAAATTGGATGAGGTCGGTTCAGCTTTGGAACTCGGATGATAGTAAACGAGATTCCAAATTCGAAACTAAG ATAAACGAGAAAGGAGGCCCTGTAGTGACTCAAGTTTCATTGCAGTTCTGTAGAAATAAGAATAGTGAGAGGAGCCAAGTGCCATTGAAGGCATATTCTGTGTTCCCTTCAGCCATGGCTGTGAGGAAGGAGGATAAGGAGGAATTTCCAATTCATGGGCTTTCTCTTTGCACTCCGGGAATTAAGAATCCGATAGAGGAGTCAGCTTCTAGTGGTTCGAGATCGAGCGGGACTAGAGctgtttcttcttcagctATGACTGCTCCGGTGAGTTTACAAACCGGAAcacagcaacagcaacagcagctGTCTCGTAAGCAAAGGAGATGCTGGTCACCAGAGTTGCATCGACGTTTTGTTAGCGCCTTGCAGCAACTTGGAGGCTCACAGG TGGCCACACCGAAGCAGATTAGAGAGCTTATGCAGGTGGATGGCCTCACCAACGATGAAGTGAAGAGTCATCTGCAG AAATTCCGACTTCACACGAGAAGACTTCCAGCATCTACAGTTACCCCTACGAACCAATCCATTGTCGTTCTTGGGGGATTGTTGGTGGCCGAAGATCAGTTCCGCGAGTCATCAAAAGCTTGCAGTTCTCAATCTGGGTCACCCCAAGGTCCCCTTCAGTTAGGCAGGACTGGCGGGACGTCGACCACAGGGGGAGACAGCACGGAGGACGACGACAACGACGTAAAATCAGAGAGCTACAGCTGGAAGAGCCGAAGTAAAAGAACAGGAAAGGAAGATGCATAA
- the LOC111794549 gene encoding la-related protein 6C-like codes for MAEANPEKKVNQNPEMEVVKQAVNGDAGVGSSTSNGDLSFKFNAQAPEFFPRSQTQMPVTGYFHPYFHFLGGAPATSDWFFIGDQEPTYLIPNPTIPLPNFSKSPRSDDIHQKLVKQVEYQFSDMSLLANESLAKSISKDPDGYVPISVISSTKKVKSLSTNNNLIVQALRSSSKLVVSADGKKVKRKHPFTDKDKEELLSRTVVVENLPDNHSHHNLEKIFSVIGSVKTVRICHPPESNPCCSKGELFISNKLHALVEYETAELAERAAEKLNDERNWRKGLRVRLLLRRSPKSVLKTRKSDFDCILDEDDSPSTVSTEQESSLPNITELINDCSSEENSTSAKKGWGRGRGKGRGRIHSHLDRSCSLPAAAMQSSSQVVCEASSKLTTKSPRMPDGTKGFTMGRGKPLSSKPVF; via the exons ATGGCGGAAGCGAATCCGGAAAAGAAGGTGAATCAGAACCCTGAAATGGAGGTCGTCAAACAAGCTGTTAATGGCGATGCTGGTGTTGGTAGTAGTACCAGCAATGGTGATCTTTCCTTCAAATTCAATGCCCAAGCGCCTGAGTTCTTCCCTAGATCGCAAACTCAGATGCCTGTTACCGGCTATTTTCATCcttatttccattttcttggtGGGGCTCCTGCTACTTCCGACTGGTTCTTTATTGGCGATCAAGAACCCACCTATTTGATCCCTAATCCCACCATTCCCCTCCCTAATTTCTCTAAGAGTCCCCGTTCTGATGATATTCACCAAAAACTCGTCAAACAG GTAGAATATCAGTTCAGTGACATGAGTCTTCTTGCAAATGAATCTCTTGCAAAAAGCATTAGCAAAGATCCTGATGGTTATG TTCCAATTTCTGTTATTTCGTCCACCAAAAAAGTGAAGTCCCTCTCAACCAACAACAATTTGATAGTTCAAGCTCTCCGCTCCTCTTCAAAGCTT GTTGTTAGTGCTGATGGGAAGAAAGTTAAGCGTAAGCATCCCTTTACGGACAAGGACAAAGAGGAATTGCTG TCCCGCACGGTCGTTGTGGAGAATTTGCCCGACAATCACTCACACCACAACCTTGAGAAGATATTTAGCGTCATTGGGAG TGTGAAGACTGTCCGAATCTGCCATCCCCCAGAGTCGAATCCGTGCTGCTCTAAAGGTGAATTGTTCATCAGTAACAAG CTTCATGCACTTGTGGAATACGAGACCGCAGAGTTGGCTGAAAGAGCG GCTGAGAAGTTAAATGATGAGAGAAACTGGAGGAAAGGGCTCCGAGTAAGGCTATTGCTCAGACGCTCG CCGAAATCGGTTCTGAAGACTCGAAAGTCCGATTTTGATTGTATTCTGGATGAAGATGATTCACCATCTACTGTATCCACTGAACAAGAGTCCTCTCTGCCAAATATCACTGAACTGATAAACGATTGCAGT TCCGAGGAGAACTCTACATCAGCTAAGAAGGGTTGGGGACGAGGCCGTGGGAAGGGTCGTGGACGAATTCATAGCCATCTCGATCGTAGCTGTAGCTTGCCGGCGGCAGCAATGCAATCAAGTAGTCAGGTTGTTTGTGAAGCATCTTCCAAACTCACTACGAAGAGTCCGAGAATGCCTGATGGGACGAAAGGGTTCACCATGGGACGAGGCAAGCCATTGAGCTCTAAACCTGTATTTTGA